CTGTAGGAACTTCTCTTGTGAACCCCTCCGATTCATCCTATAcagtttttatagaaaaaaggaaaattaaaacGGTGAATTTAATATATTAGTATACATAAGGTAACAGGGGAGGTATATATACGTCGAATATATATCGACTTACATCACTGAAGATCTCGATACGAGACCGTTTTGGCTTCACATGcttgtttctcaaataatattgaTTATCTGAAAAGTCATAGATTTGATGATCATGATGATCACCAGTTTCAGAATGTTCATCAGGGACAGCCAACGTCAAGTCTTTCTCcgagttttcttcttctctatgAATCTCTGGAACAGTTTGAAACTGAATATCAGTTTGATCATGATCAACGTAGCCGTAGCTCGATTTTAAGCCGGTGATGAGACGTTCTTTATCACTTCTTGCTCTTTCTGATATACCCCGATCTTTCGCAGCAAGTGATCCAACGTCGTTGTTCCACCCCAGCTCCATGAATCCTTGTTTATTTAACCTgcagaaaaaaacaaagtatTAGGGTTAATATGACATCCACTGCCGAAGAAAAGATATTCCAAATAGTAAGACAAGAAACCTAAACTCGGAAACCTCTCCCTAAATATACGTACATGTTAGTTAAAGAGAAACTGGAGATATAACTTAGAGAAAGTTCTTGCCTGAGGACTTCAGAGTTGTCCAAGAAAATGAAATATCGTTGATTTATAATATAGGAATGGCCGGAGCTGGATGACAGTTGTCAGCCAGTTTAGCGACCCACTTGAGTTAAGCCACGTTCGGTACTATGAATGGTTcttttattttgaagaaaaatgatTTTCATTTAAGTACCACCGACAATCTATATATGTAAAGCAATCCGACTAGACTATATAATACAATACCTCCCTGGGGttgaagacatatatatatatatatatatatatgtcattttagTTAAATAAGTTCTTTAGTTAAGGTTGAATATAATACTTTGGATTTCACAAAAATCGTTTTAAGAAATGTACATGTGTTGTTTGATTCACTTCCAGACATCCATTGCAATTTtgatatataacattttaatttgcctaaaaatagattttgaaaatgcaaaataaaatatagctTAAAGTATTATATTAAAGTAATATATGTATGAAAGAATTGTATGTAAGCATGCATCCATACAATGCTTTCATACATATATTACTTTTAAGTGATATTCATTATTTACTATTAGGATACAAAATATTCAGTCGTGAGTCGACATACGTCCATTATTATGACACACatgcatatataaaatatgttaatgtaGATATAATATCTCTTTGTACGTACAGAtaacattttgatttttaagagTTGGtgagattttaatttattatttcgtAGTGAACAATGAGCCAAGTAAGTCTGTTTTATCCTTTTAATTAGTATTTTCAGTAATCATTATCCTTCATCTTTAAATAGCCGTCGCTATACTTTATCTGTTTAATATCAGATGTCCAATCGGCTATAAGATTAGCAAAAAAGTCTACCGTCTCTGTTTATCTGAAATAGTCGACCAATGATGACCACCACAACTTTTCATTTAGTCGATAAATGTATTATCATAAACATATGCTTAATAATAAGCGACGAAATGAAATACATATGAATAGTTATAATATTGCTTAAATGAAAGTAATAAGTTAGAGAAAATTCGAAGTTCCCAACGAAAACTATAtctattgaaaataaatatatggatCTATTTTATCATGTCTTTATGTGTGCATGGTTATGATGATGTCTGTGAACACGTTTACGATAACTCAATACGATGTATATATTCCAGAGGTAAGTTATGGTATTGCAGTCTAGTTTATCTTCCTGCGCTAACGTTCGATTATTTCTTTCAGCTGGGAATACATTTCAAAAACTATTTAAGGtttctgaaaagaaaaaaaagggaaaaaaaaaacgaaatctTTCTAGGGTTTTATCCTAAAACAGTAAAACCCACGTGGGTTATGGACCATTGCCTATAGTCgataagatttttgttttctgtaACCCCACGACACATTTATTGGAAGTTTGGCGTCATGTCACCATCACCCATGCACCGAGCAGGTGCGATGGTTCACATTATATCTTTaataccacaaaaaaaaaactccaataatttcaaaatatgtttcCCTATAAAAAATCAGAATAAATTACGCTTTAACCTTGTTAGTAATAAATGTTAATAAACCAGCAGGAGAAGACAGCTCTCTCTTGTGTAAATGACTGACTGAATTATCGAagcaaatactattatttgtgtTGAACGAATGTTATATAAACTTTCTGTACCTCGCGTTGAATAAAATGGGCCAGGAAATCCTAAAAGAGAAGAGGAAAATGAGTGTCGTTCACGTGATACCTCGTGATGGACATGCTTGTATGTCTGACACGCAATGCTTTCCATTTTTTGTTGGTGTCTTAGCGATCGACGAAGCAAAACCTCAGCCACTCCATGATTCCATCTCCTAAAAACGACAACGACCTTTCGGAATATACATTCCAATCTAGACTTACACAGTTCACATAATTAATGATGGGTAAATGTTTgcattattattgttattattctaAAAAAAGAATATCTCCCATCATCTTTCATGCAACCGAAAGAGGGAATACTATTCGTTTCGTATGTAATGGAACGTGACCTACTGGCTGACATAATACTCTAGTTTAGTaactttcaatatatataaatcttttggCATCAACACTAAAAAGTTAAGTTATTAATTAACGATATCTATAAACATGGAGATACATCACACAAGTATTGTGTAACTTAGTTTCTTTCGTAGTATTGTTGGTTTACTAATTGAATATGTAGACGTATGTGAGTATAACAATGGTTTTGTTacttttgtataatattttcgtCAAGTACTTCTTTTACTTCACAACGTGTGATATATATACCCAAAATTTTCGGCCGAAAACGATTTTATTGGGCTATGAGTTAGGCCATATAACGAATAATATGTAACGAACCCAAATACGAAGCTTATGGGCCCATCGAAGAGAACAATATTAGAATAGTAACAACAACAATGGCCCATACGAAGCTTATGGGCCGAGAGGTTTCAAAAGCCTCTTTCCGAAAAGGAAGGTCATATCCTATGAGGAAATCTAACAGGTGAGCGAGAACACCTTATCGGAGATAAGTGTTGACGAAATTGAGAATCCTCCTCCTCGCGGGCCATCGCCATGGATTTATCTCTTCTCCGTCCGCAGCCATTCCTATCGCCATTCTCAAATCCATTTCCTCGGTCGCGTCCCTACAAGCCTCTCAACCTCCGTTGCTCCGTATCCGGTGGATCCGTCGTCGTCGGCTCGTCCACAATCGAAGGCGGAGGAGGAGGTAAAACCGTCGCGGCGGATTGCGTGATCGTCGGCGGAGGAATCAGCGGCCTGTGCATTGCGCAAGCGCTCGTGACGAAGCACCCGGACGCTGCGAAGAGTGTGATGGTGACGGAGGCGAAGGACCGCGTGGGAGGGAATATCATCACGCGAGAGGAGCAAGGGTTTCTATGGGAAGAAGGTCCCAACAGCTTTCAGCCGTCTGATCCTATGCTCACTATGGTGGTACGGTTTGTTTGTGGTTTAGTGGATTTTAGGTTTAGTGAATTGGTTTAGTGGAATTGGTTTAGTGTATTTTAGGTTTTTGTCTTTGTGTGGTTAAAATTTAGTGGTGTGAAAATGAGTTATAGCTCATGAGCTTGTTCAGCTCTatccttttacaaaaaaataaataaaaaaaaagcttgTTCAGCTCAGTTTTCATGAGCACTAGCTCTATTTTTTTggttcatttaataaatgagtttaatgaatgagttaaaaaatttaaattagatcAACATAAATTAGAtcatttttatactttatatattggATAACTTAAGTTTTTCTTATGTAAAAGTaagataatttctattttaataatatttatcttctaaaaacattagtatttaatatttaatgttttggattttttaatatttaagttttgaataatattatagaaatttagTGGTTTTGAAGGATGATCCCTATTAAAATTGCAGGTAGATAGTGGTTTGAAGGATGATCTAGTCTTGGGAGATCCTACTGCGCCGAGGTTCGTGTTGTGGAATGGGAAGCTGAGGCCGGTTCCGTCGAAGCTAACTGACTTGCCTTTCTTTGACTTGATGAGCATTGGAGGGAAGATTAGAGCTGGGTTTGGTGCCATTGGCATTCGACCTTCACCTCCAGTTTGTACTCTTACCGCAGAATTTTATCACATAAAGTTATGTGTTTTAATGTGATGGGAGTTTGCTCATGTTCTTAAGGTGGCAGGGTCGTGAGGAATCTGTGGAAGAGTTTGTAAGGCGTAACCTTGGTGATGAGGTTTTTGAGCGTTTGATTGAACCCTTTTGTTCAGGTAGTGTGATTAGTAGCAGTTGCTTTCAACTTTGAATTCATATGGTGATGtgcttttgaatttttctgtgCTTCCAGGTGTTTATGCGGGAGATCCTGCGAAACTGAGTATGAAAGCAGCTTTTGGGAAGGTTTGGAAACTAGAGGAGAATGGTGGAAGCATCATAGGTGGTGCTTTTAAGGCAATTCAAGCGAGGAATAAAGCTCCCAAGACAACCCGAGACCCGTGAGTAACGCAACCCCATTCCACGAgtgttttctttctctttacGTACCCTCTCAAGTCAACATGATTCTGCAGGCGTCTGCCAAAGCCAAAGGGCCAAACAGTTGGTTCTTTCAGGAAAGGACTCACAATGCTGCCAGAGGCAATCTCTGCAAGGTATTCTATTCTATCAAATGTTGGAAAGGAATCTGAGAAAGGGCTTAAAATGTCTTGATTTGGCAGGTTGGGTGACAAGGTGAAAGTTTCTTGGAAGCTCTCAAGTATCAGTAAGCTGCCCAGCGGAGGATATAGCTTAACTTACGAAACTCCGGAGGGGATAGTCACTGTACAGAGCAAAAGTGTTGTGATGACTGTGCCATCTCATGTTGCTAGTAGTCTCTTGCGCCCTCTCTCTGTAAGTTCCTTTCAAATTACTTGTAAATCCACAAATAGGGGAGCGAGTTGAGTATATACTGGTTTAAACTTTGATGACAAAGATGCTGAAGCTATAGTCTATTTCAAGGACTCTGCAGCTGAAGCGCTCTCAAAACTCTACTATCCACCAGTTGCAGCAGTATCTATCTCATACCCGAAAGAAGCAATCCGAAGCGAATGTTTAATAGATGGTGAACTAAAAGGGTTCGGCCAGTTGCATCCACGCACGCAGAAAGTGGAAACTCTTGGTAAATCCGAACTTCTCTTTATTTTCTCTTAAGCTAAAAGTAACAACATTGGTCATACATTGCATTTATGCAGGAACAATATACAGTTCATCGCTCTTTCCTAACCGAGCACCACCTGGAAGAGTGTTGCTACTGAACTACATCGGTGGAGCTACCAACACTGGGATCTTATCAAAGGTACTAATGAACATGATTCTTGAGTTTTAAGACAAAACATATCTGGAAAGttcacatatatttttggtCTCTTTTGCAGTCAGAAGGTGAGTTAGTGGAAGCAGTGGATAGAGACTTGAGGAAGATGCTGATAAAGCCAAGCTCGACCGATCCACTTGTACTTGGAGTAAAAGTTTGGCCTCAAGCCATTCCTCAGTTTCTGATAGGTCACATTGATTTGGTAGACGCAGCGAAAGCATCTCTCTCGTCATCTGGCCATGAGGGCTTATTCTTGGGTGGAAATTACGTTGCCGGTGTAGCATTGGGTCGGTGTGTGGAAGGTGCTTATGAAACTGCAACCCAAGTGAACGATTTCATGTCGAGGTACGCTTACAAGTAATGTAACGCAGCAACGGTTTGATACTAAGTTGTAGATTGCAGTTTTGACTCTGTTTGTGAAAAATTCAAGTCTATGATTGAgtaaatttatatgtattaaaacaagtTGTGGCCAAAATATCAAACCAACACACACAACACAAATGCATGAATGAGAGGTATATGGGTTAAATCTAGAAGAAATGGATCATAACTCTTGAATCCTGAGGATCTTCGTGAAGTGGTGACATCTTGATAGTGTCGACTGTTGTGGGTCTTGGAGATTTATGTTGCGTGtaatgggaagaagatgatgctgaTGTGAGCAgcatggaggaagaagaagtaggAAACTCGAGGTTTGTAGGGTGAAGGATCTGTGTGAGCAGAAGCACAATTGACGCCATTGATGATGAATGATGATCAGCTCTGAGGAAGCTTCTTTGTCTTTTTAGGTTTTTGGTATGGAGATTTAATTGCCCAAGTGATGAacttatatatagagaaaaagtGGGGTCCCACTGTGATAATCCAACGACGGCGGTTTTGTTCTAGCCAAATCCAACGGACAAGAGAATCCAATGGGACTCTTAAAAACTTTGGGTAGCAAGTGTTTTTTGGGCTTGACTTTTTAGCTCGCATTTATATCTCGCCCCAAAACTAGCTGTTCCACCTTGTTTTAAGAACATTAAAAAGTacgttttaacttttaattaatctaatcatttatgtattttatttcacagattagaatttttaaaaatattaagtatTGGCCGAATTATCTATGCTTATTAGAAAACAATCATACTTGCATTTTAGCAAATTAGaatcatattatattacatCAAGAGTTTCTTGAaccacaaaaaatatatatatatcaatatatatatataaaaacatgaaTACAATGAAAAAAAAGATAGTGGTTTTGTGTGTTGGAAAAGAGTTAGGAGGTTTTAGATAATTTCAGTTTTAGTTTAATTTCAAGAATACTATTGGTATAACTTTGCCCCCAATAAATTTTGTAGGTAATAGTTGGCCAATCAAAACCAAATCACATTAAATTGAAAGATGATccatagaaaataaaaaggaaatagacATTATTCAATCAAATCCATCCATGTGTGGGAGCAATGCATGTGCATACATGTTCAACTTTTTTTGCTTATTCAAAGTAAAAAAATCTTAGGGTCAACCAAATTGTTATTTAAGCGAAGGGCCTCTGATTTTCACAGTCCAAATTAGGCCCAGTTCCTACATTTAACAGCCCAGCATATCTCTGATAAAACCCGATCCGATCATTGACCCGCCCGTCTCCAGCAATCCCGCACTCCAAACCGCCGTTTATAATGTTTGTGGTTAAACCGAAACCACCGGTCCGGTTAGCTGCTAAATCCGCCTCCGTAGGCCTGTATCTACCGATCATAACGTCATGGCATGATGGTTTGGGACTCTGCTCTGTCATCCAAAACCAAAGCGCTGTTTGGAAAGCTATCACTGAATTATTCGCCACTATCTCGGGATTCCTTAGACCGTCGAATCCTAAAGCTCGACCGGCCGGTCCGTAGTTATAGTTCctttattcattaaaaaaaacaattgagatcaatataatattatttaatatttacttCTGAAATATGAATGAATgatagtaaataatataaacataCCACGAGAGTTGAATTGGACCTCTTCCATGGTAAGTCTTGTTAGAGAAACAAGGCCATTCCGTATTAGAAGAATCACAATAATTGCTTTGTGGACTTATTTCTTCTTTAAAACACAACCCCCAAGCATACGGTCCGTCCGGTGCCGTTGGCCACCCTCCGGTTGTTTCGTGTGAAATCTGAGCCAAAAACGCTGCCACTTCGCGTCGTCGCGTCTCCATGGATCCGACGCTACCGAATCTTGGAAACCGCCCCGTTGCCTTCACAAAAGATTCGTAAGTGTAGAAACCATTTGCTGGACAAGCAGTATTGTCCTTGTGGATGAACATTGAGTCGTACAGCGATTTTGATACCAAACGCGTGATTGTGGTAGCCTTGGTTTGGTAGGAAGACAGTATTGAGAAGAATGAGAGAAAGATGCAAAAGAGAAGAAATGAGGGTTGAGCCATTTTTAGAAGGactttggtgtttcttttgTGTAAGAAGAACGAGGCTTTCGTTCGTTATATAGATGTAGTAATTGGTAACGCATTGACTTTGACT
This region of Brassica napus cultivar Da-Ae chromosome C5, Da-Ae, whole genome shotgun sequence genomic DNA includes:
- the LOC106400987 gene encoding protoporphyrinogen oxidase 1, chloroplastic; amino-acid sequence: MDLSLLRPQPFLSPFSNPFPRSRPYKPLNLRCSVSGGSVVVGSSTIEGGGGGKTVAADCVIVGGGISGLCIAQALVTKHPDAAKSVMVTEAKDRVGGNIITREEQGFLWEEGPNSFQPSDPMLTMVVDSGLKDDLVLGDPTAPRFVLWNGKLRPVPSKLTDLPFFDLMSIGGKIRAGFGAIGIRPSPPGREESVEEFVRRNLGDEVFERLIEPFCSGVYAGDPAKLSMKAAFGKVWKLEENGGSIIGGAFKAIQARNKAPKTTRDPRLPKPKGQTVGSFRKGLTMLPEAISARLGDKVKVSWKLSSISKLPSGGYSLTYETPEGIVTVQSKSVVMTVPSHVASSLLRPLSDSAAEALSKLYYPPVAAVSISYPKEAIRSECLIDGELKGFGQLHPRTQKVETLGTIYSSSLFPNRAPPGRVLLLNYIGGATNTGILSKSEGELVEAVDRDLRKMLIKPSSTDPLVLGVKVWPQAIPQFLIGHIDLVDAAKASLSSSGHEGLFLGGNYVAGVALGRCVEGAYETATQVNDFMSRYAYK
- the LOC106397849 gene encoding chitinase 10 yields the protein MAQPSFLLFCIFLSFFSILSSYQTKATTITRLVSKSLYDSMFIHKDNTACPANGFYTYESFVKATGRFPRFGSVGSMETRRREVAAFLAQISHETTGGWPTAPDGPYAWGLCFKEEISPQSNYCDSSNTEWPCFSNKTYHGRGPIQLSWNYNYGPAGRALGFDGLRNPEIVANNSVIAFQTALWFWMTEQSPKPSCHDVMIGRYRPTEADLAANRTGGFGLTTNIINGGLECGIAGDGRVNDRIGFYQRYAGLLNVGTGPNLDCENQRPFA